GCTTTACTGAATATCCTCAATTACCCCGACAAACGGCTGCACAAGATCGCGAAGCCGGTCGACACGGTCAACGACCGCATCCGTCGCCTCGTCAAGGACATGGCCGAAACCATGTACGCGGCGCCCGGCGTCGGGCTCGCCGCCACCCAGGTCGACGTGCACGAGCGCGTGATCGTGATCGACGTATCGGACACGCACGACCAGTTGCTCGCGTTCATCAACCCGGAAATCATCTGGTCGAGCGACGAGCGGAAACTGTCGGAAGAAGGTTGCCTGTCGGTGCCGGGTATCTACGACAACGTCGAGCGCGCCGAGCAGGTGCGCGTGCGCGCGTTGAACGAGCAGGGCGAAACCTTCGAACTGGACTGCGAAGGCCTGCTCGCGGTGTGCATCCAGCATGAAATGGATCACTTGATGGGCCGCGTGTTCGTCGAATATCTGTCGTCGCTGAAGCAGACGCGCATCAAGAGCAAGATGAAGAAGCTCGCCCACGCGATGTAACGCGCGCCAACCGTCTACTGCCCACCCGTACATGAGTCATTCGTTGCGCGTCATCTTTGCCGGTACGCCGGAGTTCGCCGCGGCCGCGCTGGCCGCGATTCACGACGCCGGCTTTCCGGTGCCCCTCGTGCTGACGCAGCCGGACCGCCCGGCCGGTCGCGGCATGAAGTTGCAGGCGAGCCCGGTCAAGCGCTACGCCGAAGAACACGGCCTCGCGGTCGCGCAGCCGCCGTCGTTGCGTCGCGCCGGCAAGTATCCGGAGGAAGCCGCTGCCGCGATCGAGCAACTGCGTGCCACGCCGCACGACGTGATGGTCGTGGCCGCCTACGGCCTGATCCTGCCGCAGGAAGTGCTCGACATTCCGCCGCATGGCTGCATCAACATCCACGCTTCGTTGTTGCCGCGTTGGCGCGGCGCGGCGCCGATTCATCGCGCGATCGAAGCGGGCGACGCCGAAACCGGCATCACGCTGATGCAGATGGACGTCGGCCTCGACACCGGCGCGATGATCTCGGAAGCGCGCACGGCAATCGCTGGAGAGGACACCACCGCGACCTTGCACGACCGTCTCGCGCAAGACGGCGCGAAGCTGATCGTCGACGCGTTGATCGAACTCGAACGCAGCGGCAAGCTGGCCGCCACGCCGCAACCGGCGGATGGCGTGACCTATGCCGAGAAGATCGGCAAGCACGAAGCCGCGCTCGATTGGCGTCGCCCGGCGGCCGAACTCGCGCGCCAGGTGCGTGCGTTCGATCCGTTCCCCGGCGGCCTCGGCACGCTGGAGGACGGCACGTCGATCAAGATCTGGGCCGCCACGGCTCCGGCTGCGGTTCCCGCCTCGACGAATGCGTCCAGCGGTAAAGCCCCCGGCACCATCGTCGATGTATCGGCCGAAGGCGTGCTGGTGGCCTGCGGCGAAGGCGCGCTACGTCTCACGCAGTTGCAGAAACCCGGCGGCAAGCGTCTGCCGGTGCGCGAATTCCTGGCCGGCTCGACGCTGGCCACGGGCCAGCGTTTCCAGCTTCCCGACGCAAAATAACCGCGTCCCGCGGGTCTTGAACATCCCCCATCCGGCCGATGCTCGAGACCCTGCGTCACACCCTTCCCGCGCGTTAAAATCCTGCATGCAGTGGCCTACGTATCGAGGATTTTCATGTTCGGCATCACCCATTTCGGATTTTTCGTCGTCGCCGTTTTCCTGTTGAACGTGACGCCCGGCCCGGATACCGCTTACATCGTCGGGCGCAGCGTGGCGCAAGGGCGGGGTGCGGGCTTGATGTCCGCGCTCGGCATTTCGGCGGGTTGCTGCGTGCATTCGCTCGCCTGCGCGTTTGGCCTGACGGCGCTGCTGGCCGCATCGGCTACCGCGTTCACCGTCATCAAATTCGTCGGCGCCATTTATCTGATGTATCTCGGCGTGCGTCTGCTGCTGGCCAAGCCGGCGAACGATCAAGCCGATCAGGCCACGCAGGCGACGGGCGAGGCGCGCGCGGCCGGCGGCGCCAAATCGCTGCGGCAGCTGTTCCTGCAAGGGTTCTGGACCAACGTGCTGAATCCGAAGGTCGTGCTCTTTTTCGTGTCGTTCTTCCCTCAGTTCGTGACCACCGGCAGCGACCACAAAGCCTTGGCGTTCCTCACGCTCGGCGGCGTCTTCGTCGTGATGAGCATGGTGTGGAACAGCTTCGTCGCCTGGATCGCGGGAAGCGTGACGCAGCGCTTCGCCGGCAAGCAGTCGCTGAAGAAGTGGCTCGATCGCGGCGTCGGCAGCGCGTTCGTCGGGCTCGGCATCAAGCTGGCCACGGCATCGAGATAATTGAATTTTCCGTACGCGCCCATATCTAACAATTCGCTTACAATCGAGCGCCGCATGTGGTGGTGCAGATATGAACCCGCGTAGGGGCAAGGAGTAGCAGACATGTTCAATTGGGTCAAAACCGCGATGTTGATGGCCGCGATCACGGCCCTGTTCATCGTGATCGGCGGCATGATCGGCGGATCGCGCGGCATGACGATCGCGCTGGTGATCGCGCTCGGCATGAATTTCTTCTCGTACTGGTTCTCGGACAAGATGGTGCTGCGCATGTACAACGCGCAGGAAGTCGACGAAACCAGCGCGCCGCAGTTCTACCGCATGGTGCGCGAACTCGCCACGCGTGCGAATCTGCCGATGCCGCGCGTCTACCTGATCAACGAAGACGCGCCGAACGCGTTCGCCACTGGCCGTAATCCGGAGCACGCGGCGGTGGCCGCGACCACCGGCATTCTGCGCGTGTTGTCCGAGCGCGAAATGCGCGGCGTGATGGCGCACGAACTGGCGCACGTGAAGCATCGCGACATCCTGATCTCGACGGTGTCGGCCACGATGGCGGGCGCGATTTCCGCGCTGGCGAACTTCGCCATGTTCTTCGGCAGCCGCGACGAAAACGGCCGTCCCACGAATCCGATCGCGGGCATTGCGGTGGCGTTGCTGGCGCCGATCGCGGGCGCGCTGATCCAGATGGCGATTTCGCGTGCGCGCGAATTCGAAGCCGACCGTGGCGGCGCGCAGATTTCCGGCGATCCTCAGGCGCTGGCGTCGGCGCTCGACAAGATTCATCGCTATGCGAGCGGGATTCCGTTTCCGGTGGCCGAGCAGCACCCAGCCACGGCGCAGATGATGATCATGAATCCGCTGTCGGGCGGCGGCATCGCAAATCTGTTTTCGACCCACCCGGCGACTGAAGAACGCGTGGCGCGTCTGATGGAAATGGCGCGTACGGGGCGCTTCGAATAAGCATCCGCGGCGTTCAGGCGCTGTAACGAAAGGCGAGTCTTCGGGCTCGCTTTTTTATTGGCGGAATTCCGCGCGCGGGCGCATGTGCGTGTGCTCGCTTCACGTCGCAGGTAGGCGAGCAACGTCGCGCAATGGTTGCCGTTAAAACCGACGGCACCGCCGGCACTAACGCCAACGCCGGCGCCACTCCGCCGGGCCGCTCTCCCTGCCACGCTACAATGTGTGCAGTTTGCGCCGCGCGCACCGTGCGGCCTGTTTTTGTCTTTTTCATGACCCCAAAGCCTTCTTCGCGTTCCGCAACTTCCTCGGCGCGACCGCGCGAATCCCGTTTGTCGTTGCTGCATCTCGCGCCTGAATCGCTCGGTTTCGCGCTCGACTGCGCCGCTCAGGCGGTGGGCGCCGTGCGTACCGGTGCGGCGCTGCCGGCGGCGCTGCAATCCGTTTTCGCGTCCGCGCCAGAGGGCAGCGCGGCTGCCGCGCGCGGGGCGGTGCAGGACATCGCGTACCGGACCATGCGACGTCTGGCAACCGCCGAGTGGCTGATCGCGAAGCTGGTGAAAAAAGCGCCGCCGCCGCATGTCGGTCACGTGCTCGCGTGCGCATTCGCGCTTCTCATCGACGATGAAGCGAGCGCCGCCTACACGCCGTTCACCGTGGTCGATCAGGCCGTGAGCGCCATCAGCGCGCGTCGCGAATTCGCGTTCGCCAAGGGGCTGGTCAACGCCGTGCTGCGCAATTTCCTGCGCGATCGCGACACGCTGCTCGCGGCCGCGCAAGCCGATGAAGTCGCGCGCTGGAACTATCCGTCGTGGTGGATCGACGCAATCAAGCGCGCGTGGCCCGACGCCTGGCAGGCGGTGCTCGCCGCCGGCAACACGCATGGCCCGCTGACGCTGCGCGTCAACGCCCGTCATTCGACGGTCGACGCCTATCTGCAAACGCTGCGCAACCATCACATCGCCGCGACGCGAGCCGGCGACTACGCGGTCCGGCTCGCGACGCCGATGCCGGTCGACCGCATTCCCGGCTTCGCCGACGGCGTCGTCTCCGTGCAGGACGCCGGCGCGCAACTCGCCGCGCAACTGCTCAACGTGCGCGACGGCATGCGCGTGCTCGACGCGTGCGCGGCGCCCGGCGGCAAGACCGGTCATCTGCTCGAACTCGCGAACCTGCAGCTCGTCGCGCTGGAAAGCGACGCGTCGCGCGCGCGGCGCATCGGCGAAAATCTGCAGCGGCTCAAGCTCGAGGCGGAAGTGCGCATCGGTGACGCGGGTTCACCGGCGCAATGGCACGACGATCTCGACCAGCCGTTCGACCGCATTCTCGCCGACGTGCCGTGTTCCGCATCGGGCATCGTGCGGCGTCATCCGGATATTCGCTGGCTGCGCCGCGAGACCGATATCGCGGCGCTGGTCGCCGAGCAGCGGCGCATTCTCGGCGCGCTGTGGCCGCTCGTGAAACCGGGCGGCGAGTTGCTTTACGTTACGTGCTCGATCTTTCCCGAAGAAGGCGAGTTGCAGGCGCAGTGGTTTGGAGACAAGTACCCGGATGCGGTACGATTGGACGCGCCGGGGCAACTGCTGCCTGCAGTCGTCCGCGCGCCCGCCGATACATCGGCCGGTTCCGATGCCGGACCGCTCGTCGAAGAGCGTGCCGACGCGAACTCAGACCACGACGGATTTTTCTACGCGCGCTTTCAGAAACGGTGACCACCAAACGCTTCTTCCCGCTTCGGCTCGCTGCCGTGCTCTGGATCGCGCTGGCCTTCTGGCTTGCGGCACCGGGCGCGGCGCATGCCGACTCGATCGCGGTGCAGCGCGCGTCGCTGCAATCGGACAATACCGGCTGGAATCTCGACGCGCGTTTCGACTTCGACCTGAACAGCAATCTCGAAGACGCGGTCAATAAAGGCATCCCGCTTTATTTCACGACCGACTTCGAATTGAGCCGGCCGCGCTGGTACTGGTTCGACGAGCAACCGGTCAGCGTGTCGCAAAGCGTGCGGCTGTCGTTTCAGCCGTTGACGCGCGAGTACCGCGTGTCGAGCGTGTCGTCGGGTGGTTTGCAACTCGGCTTCGCGACGCTGAAGGAAGCGCTCGCCGTGATCAAGCACGTCACGTCGTGGCACGTGATCGAACGCAACGACGTGCGCGCCGGCGAGACCTACAACGCATCCGTGCGCATGCAACTCGACATCGCGCTGATGCCCAAGCCGTTCCAGATCGACGCGGTGAACAACCGCGACTGGAGCCTCTCTTCCGACTGGAAGCGTTTTACCTTCACGGTGACCGAACGTGCTAAATAAAGTGCGCCAGGCAACCAGCGTCAGCAGCATCGTCGTGCGCGTGCTGGTGTCGACGGTCGCGGTCACCGCCGTGCTGCTGCTCGTGCTGCTCGCGGCCGCGAGCGCCAACACCGAGTTCTTCGACCGCTATTACCAGTGGCTGTACGCGGCCAACCTCGTGGTCGCGATGATCTTCCTGCTGGTGGTGGCGACGCTCGTCATCATCATCATCGCGCGACTCAGGAAGGGGAAATTCGGCACACGGCTATTGGCGAAGCTCGCGTTCTTCATGGCGCTCGTCGGCGTCGTGCCGGGCGGGATCATCTACGTCGTTTCGTATCAGTTCGTGTCGCGCAGTATCGAATCGTGGTTCGACGTGAACGTCGAAACGGCGCTCACTTCCGGGTTGAATCTCGGGCGTGGCATGCTCGACGCGTCGCTGTCCGATCTGCAGACCAAGGGGCGGTTGATGTCGGAGCAGATCGCGAGCGCGGACGCCGCCGGCACCACGCTCACGCTGCTGCGGTTGCGCGATCAGTTCGGCGTGCAGGACGCGACCATCGTCGAGCCGACCCGCAGCATGTCCGGCGCGACGCCCGAGATGCACGTCGTCGCGCAGGCCTCCAGCAATTACGCGACGCTGGTGCCGAACGACCTGCCCACGCAGTTGATGATCGACCAGGCGCGCGGCCGCGGCTACGCGGCGATCGAAGGCGAAGTGGATGGCGATCCGAAAGAGCATGGCAGCAAGGGCGCCTTGCGGCTGCGCATCGTGCAGCGCATTCCCGATTCGAATGCCGCGTTGCTGCAGCCCGTCGAACGTTTCCTGCAACTCACGCAGCCCGTGTCGCCGACGCTCGCGCGCAATGCCGATGCGGTGCAACGCGCATATCGCGAATATCAGGAGAAGGCGCTGGGCCGCACGGGTCTGCGCAAGATGTATATCGGCACGCTGACGCTCGCGCTATTCCTCGCCACCTTCATCGCGATGATGCTGGCGCTCGCGCTCGGCAACCAGCTTGCGCGGCCGTTGTTCCTGCTCGCGCAGGGCACCAAGGAAATTACCGAAGGCGATTACACGCCGAAGCGCGAAATCAAATCGCGCGACGAACTCGGCTTTCTCACGCAGGCGTTCAATGCGATGACGCGCCAGTTGTCCGAGGCGCGCGCGGCGGTCGAGAACAACCGCATCGCGCTGGAACATTCGAAGGCCTATCTGGAAAGCATTCTCGCGAATCTGACCGCGGGTGTGTTCGTGTGCGACCGGCAGTTCCGACTCACTACCGCGAATCGCGGCGCCGAGCGGATTTTCCGTCAACCGTTCCAGGCGGCGATGGGCTCGGGCCTCGACCAGATCGCCGTGCTGAGCGAGTTCGGCGCGATGGTGCGCAAGGCGTTTGCCGATCGCGAAGCGGCCGTCGGCGACGGTCACGACGATCGCGGGCACTGGCAGCAGCAGTTCTCGATTCAGGTGCCGGGCGAAACCGAGCCATTGACGTTGCTGGTGCGCGGCGCGCGTCTCGTGTCGGCGACCGAGGGCGATACGGAAGACGTGCAAACTTCCGGCTACGTGGTCGTGTTCGACGATATCTCCGACGTGATCTCCGCACAGCGTTCGATCGCCTGGGGTGAAGTCGCGCGGCGTCTCGCGCACGAGATCAAGAATCCGCTCACGCCGATCCAGCTTTCCGCCGAGCGTTTGCAGATGAAGCTGGCCGACAAGCTGGCGCCGTCGGATGCGGACGTGCTCAAGCGCGGCGCGACCACCATCGTCAATCAGGTCGCGGCGATGAAGCAGATGGTCGACAATTTCCGCGACTACGCGCGCACGCCGCCGGCGGTGCTTGCGCATCTGCAACTGAACGATCTGGTCAGCGAAGTGCTGACGCTGTACGGTATCGAGGAAGGCAAGGGCGCGATCCAGGTGGAACTCGCCGCGTTGCCGGCGATCCGCGGCGACGCGACGCAACTGCGCCAGGTGATCCACAACCTGCTGCAGAACGCGCAGGATGCGGTGGCCGAGGTCCAGCAGCCGCGCGTGTTGCTCGAAACGAGGACAGTAGAATACGGAGACCCCGACGCGGAAGGCAAGGCGCGCGTCGCGGTGCGTTTGACCGTGTCGGATAACGGACCGGGCTTTCCCGCGCGTATCCTCACACGTGCATTCGAACCTTATGTCACGACCAAGGCCAAAGGTACGGGTCTGGGTCTTGCGATGGTCAAGAAGATCGTCGACGAACATGGCGCACGTATCGACATTCGCAATCGCATGAAAGCGGGCGACGTGATCGAGGGCGCGCAGATCTCGATCCTCTTCCTTCAACTCGCGGACGACACCGCGGCGCCCGGTACGGGACCGCGTCCGGCGCACGGTGGTGCGTCGCAGGGAAAGACAAAAGCAACAGTGCAGACAAGGGCAGCGTAAATGGCAACCATCCTGGTGGTAGATGATGAAATGGGCATCCGGGAATTGCTCTCGGAGATCCTGAGCGACGAAGGGCATGTCGTGGAGGCCGCGGAAAACGCGCAGGAAGCGCGCGAATTCCGTTTGCGTCAGGCGCCGGACCTGGTGCTGCTCGACATCTGGATGCCCGACACCGACGGCGTGACCCTGCTGAAGGAATGGGCCGCGCAAGGTCAGTTGACCATGCCGGTGATCATGATGTCCGGTCACGCGACCATCGACACGGCTGTCGAGGCGACCAAGATCGGCGCGCTCAACTTCCTCGAGAAACCGATCGCGCTGCAGAAGCTGTTGAAGGCGGTCGAGCAGGGTCTCGCGCGCGGCAATGCGGCCAGCGCGCCGGGCGGCGCGGCGGCCAAGCCGGTGCTGCCGGTCAGCGCGTCGGCGGTGGCGTCCGCGGCCGCGCTGCCGATGCTCTCCACCGACGGCCTGGGCAGCGGCGCACTGGCGGCGCAAACCGCATCGATCTCGTTCGACATCCCGTTGCGCGACGCACGCGATGCATTCGAGCGCGCGTACTTCGAGTATCACCTCGCGCGCGAGAACGGCAGCATGACGCGCGTCGCCGAAAAGACCGGGCTCGAACGCACGCATCTGTATCGCAAGCTCAAGCAGCTCGGCGTCGATCTCGGCAAGAACAAAGGCGAGTGAAACCCCCGCGCGGCGCGGCGAAACCGCTCCGCGCAGATTTTTTCGACGAGGGGCTTGCCGACCTGCCGACCCTTTGATATGATTTCGTTCTTCGTTGGCCCGGTAGCTCAGTTGGTAGAGCAGCGGATTGAAAATCCGCGTGTCGATGGTTCGATTCCGTCCCAGGCCACCAGGATTCAGCCCCAGGAAATCGCAAGATTCCTGGGGCTTTTCCTTTTTCAGGCGGGCATGCGTTATTGCGGTGTGGTTGGCCGCCGAGGCCTTGCGGGTGCGTCGGCAGGCTCGCGGCGAGCTTGAGCATCGCATGATAAAATCGCGCCAGTTCAAGGACTTGCATGTCCGGTGCGGCGCGTGAACGGTTGAGCGAAGCACCGTGTGAACGGCACCCGGGAGCGTGGTCCGAAGCGCAGTCCGATTGCCGCGCGGTCGAGCCGGCACAGCAAGGCCGACGCCCGCCGAATCCTTCGCCCGACGATTAACGGTATAAGCGCCCAGCGGCTTCGCATGCGGAAGCCGCCGCCTATACTGCTTTGGGCCGGCGCAGTGCCGGCACGCGTCGCGCCGCGTTGCTTGCATGGCGCACCTCGCGCAGCGCGACGTGGCACTCATCATTCACGGAGTTTCACGGTGATCCGCAACGACGCTAAACGTAGCGCTCTGGTGCTGTTTTCAGGCGGCCAGGATTCCGCCACGTGCCTCGCATGGGCACTCGATCGCTACGACACGGTCGAGACGCTCGGCTTCGATTACGGTCAACGGCATCGCGTCGAGCTCGAATGCCGCGAAGGGTTCCGCAACGCGGTGGCTCGCGATTTCCCGGCATGGACCGAGCGCCTCGGCGACGATCACATGATCGACCTGTCGGTACTTGGCTCGATCAGCGAGACCGCGATGACGCGCGAGATCGAGATCGAAGCCTCGGCCAGCGGCCTGCCGAATACGTTCGTGCCGGGCCGCAATCTGATGTTCATGACCATCGCCGCCGCGATTGCGTATCGGCGTGGTTTGCAGGTGCTGGTCGGTGGAATGTGCGAAACGGACTTCTCGGGCTATCCCGATTGCCGCGACGACACGATGAAGGCGTTGCAGGTCGCGCTGAACCTCGGCATGGACACGCGTCTCTCGCTCGAAACGCCGTTGATGTGGCTCGACAAGGGCGACACGTGGCGCCTCGCGCACGCATTGGGCGGTGACGAACTGGTCGAGCTGGTGCGCGTCGAGACGCATACCTGCTATGTCGGTGAACGCTCGGAGTTGCACGATTGGGGCTTCGGTTGCGGTGAGTGCCCCGCGTGCCGTTTGCGCAAGCGTGGCTACGAGGCGTACCTGTCCGGTGAGAAGGTCACCGAGGCGCCGGCCTGACGCGGTGACGTTCGAGCCCGGCGCGACGGCGTGCAAGCACCACACGCACAAGCACGCACGAGCACGCTGTCGCGCCGTCACCGTCGCCGTCACGCAGCAGCAACGCAACTCAGGCAACCATTTTTCAGGAACACAAAGGCAGAACGCAGCATGACGTACGCGGTCAAGGAAATCTTCTACACATTGCAAGGCGAGGGCGCGAATGCCGGGCGTCCGGCCGTGTTCTGCCGCTTCGCCGGCTGCAATCTGTGGTCGGGCCGCGAAGAAGATCGCGCTGACGCGGTGTGCCGCTTCTGCGATACGGACTTCGTCGGCACCGACGGCGAGAACGGCGGCAAGTACCGCACGCCC
The sequence above is a segment of the Paraburkholderia sp. D15 genome. Coding sequences within it:
- a CDS encoding DUF4390 domain-containing protein, which produces MTTKRFFPLRLAAVLWIALAFWLAAPGAAHADSIAVQRASLQSDNTGWNLDARFDFDLNSNLEDAVNKGIPLYFTTDFELSRPRWYWFDEQPVSVSQSVRLSFQPLTREYRVSSVSSGGLQLGFATLKEALAVIKHVTSWHVIERNDVRAGETYNASVRMQLDIALMPKPFQIDAVNNRDWSLSSDWKRFTFTVTERAK
- the htpX gene encoding zinc metalloprotease HtpX — protein: MFNWVKTAMLMAAITALFIVIGGMIGGSRGMTIALVIALGMNFFSYWFSDKMVLRMYNAQEVDETSAPQFYRMVRELATRANLPMPRVYLINEDAPNAFATGRNPEHAAVAATTGILRVLSEREMRGVMAHELAHVKHRDILISTVSATMAGAISALANFAMFFGSRDENGRPTNPIAGIAVALLAPIAGALIQMAISRAREFEADRGGAQISGDPQALASALDKIHRYASGIPFPVAEQHPATAQMMIMNPLSGGGIANLFSTHPATEERVARLMEMARTGRFE
- the def gene encoding peptide deformylase, encoding MALLNILNYPDKRLHKIAKPVDTVNDRIRRLVKDMAETMYAAPGVGLAATQVDVHERVIVIDVSDTHDQLLAFINPEIIWSSDERKLSEEGCLSVPGIYDNVERAEQVRVRALNEQGETFELDCEGLLAVCIQHEMDHLMGRVFVEYLSSLKQTRIKSKMKKLAHAM
- the esaR gene encoding response regulator transcription factor EsaR, whose product is MATILVVDDEMGIRELLSEILSDEGHVVEAAENAQEAREFRLRQAPDLVLLDIWMPDTDGVTLLKEWAAQGQLTMPVIMMSGHATIDTAVEATKIGALNFLEKPIALQKLLKAVEQGLARGNAASAPGGAAAKPVLPVSASAVASAAALPMLSTDGLGSGALAAQTASISFDIPLRDARDAFERAYFEYHLARENGSMTRVAEKTGLERTHLYRKLKQLGVDLGKNKGE
- the queC gene encoding 7-cyano-7-deazaguanine synthase QueC; the protein is MIRNDAKRSALVLFSGGQDSATCLAWALDRYDTVETLGFDYGQRHRVELECREGFRNAVARDFPAWTERLGDDHMIDLSVLGSISETAMTREIEIEASASGLPNTFVPGRNLMFMTIAAAIAYRRGLQVLVGGMCETDFSGYPDCRDDTMKALQVALNLGMDTRLSLETPLMWLDKGDTWRLAHALGGDELVELVRVETHTCYVGERSELHDWGFGCGECPACRLRKRGYEAYLSGEKVTEAPA
- the fmt gene encoding methionyl-tRNA formyltransferase, whose product is MSHSLRVIFAGTPEFAAAALAAIHDAGFPVPLVLTQPDRPAGRGMKLQASPVKRYAEEHGLAVAQPPSLRRAGKYPEEAAAAIEQLRATPHDVMVVAAYGLILPQEVLDIPPHGCINIHASLLPRWRGAAPIHRAIEAGDAETGITLMQMDVGLDTGAMISEARTAIAGEDTTATLHDRLAQDGAKLIVDALIELERSGKLAATPQPADGVTYAEKIGKHEAALDWRRPAAELARQVRAFDPFPGGLGTLEDGTSIKIWAATAPAAVPASTNASSGKAPGTIVDVSAEGVLVACGEGALRLTQLQKPGGKRLPVREFLAGSTLATGQRFQLPDAK
- the rsmB gene encoding 16S rRNA (cytosine(967)-C(5))-methyltransferase RsmB, which gives rise to MTPKPSSRSATSSARPRESRLSLLHLAPESLGFALDCAAQAVGAVRTGAALPAALQSVFASAPEGSAAAARGAVQDIAYRTMRRLATAEWLIAKLVKKAPPPHVGHVLACAFALLIDDEASAAYTPFTVVDQAVSAISARREFAFAKGLVNAVLRNFLRDRDTLLAAAQADEVARWNYPSWWIDAIKRAWPDAWQAVLAAGNTHGPLTLRVNARHSTVDAYLQTLRNHHIAATRAGDYAVRLATPMPVDRIPGFADGVVSVQDAGAQLAAQLLNVRDGMRVLDACAAPGGKTGHLLELANLQLVALESDASRARRIGENLQRLKLEAEVRIGDAGSPAQWHDDLDQPFDRILADVPCSASGIVRRHPDIRWLRRETDIAALVAEQRRILGALWPLVKPGGELLYVTCSIFPEEGELQAQWFGDKYPDAVRLDAPGQLLPAVVRAPADTSAGSDAGPLVEERADANSDHDGFFYARFQKR
- a CDS encoding PAS domain-containing sensor histidine kinase, with product MLNKVRQATSVSSIVVRVLVSTVAVTAVLLLVLLAAASANTEFFDRYYQWLYAANLVVAMIFLLVVATLVIIIIARLRKGKFGTRLLAKLAFFMALVGVVPGGIIYVVSYQFVSRSIESWFDVNVETALTSGLNLGRGMLDASLSDLQTKGRLMSEQIASADAAGTTLTLLRLRDQFGVQDATIVEPTRSMSGATPEMHVVAQASSNYATLVPNDLPTQLMIDQARGRGYAAIEGEVDGDPKEHGSKGALRLRIVQRIPDSNAALLQPVERFLQLTQPVSPTLARNADAVQRAYREYQEKALGRTGLRKMYIGTLTLALFLATFIAMMLALALGNQLARPLFLLAQGTKEITEGDYTPKREIKSRDELGFLTQAFNAMTRQLSEARAAVENNRIALEHSKAYLESILANLTAGVFVCDRQFRLTTANRGAERIFRQPFQAAMGSGLDQIAVLSEFGAMVRKAFADREAAVGDGHDDRGHWQQQFSIQVPGETEPLTLLVRGARLVSATEGDTEDVQTSGYVVVFDDISDVISAQRSIAWGEVARRLAHEIKNPLTPIQLSAERLQMKLADKLAPSDADVLKRGATTIVNQVAAMKQMVDNFRDYARTPPAVLAHLQLNDLVSEVLTLYGIEEGKGAIQVELAALPAIRGDATQLRQVIHNLLQNAQDAVAEVQQPRVLLETRTVEYGDPDAEGKARVAVRLTVSDNGPGFPARILTRAFEPYVTTKAKGTGLGLAMVKKIVDEHGARIDIRNRMKAGDVIEGAQISILFLQLADDTAAPGTGPRPAHGGASQGKTKATVQTRAA
- a CDS encoding LysE family translocator encodes the protein MFGITHFGFFVVAVFLLNVTPGPDTAYIVGRSVAQGRGAGLMSALGISAGCCVHSLACAFGLTALLAASATAFTVIKFVGAIYLMYLGVRLLLAKPANDQADQATQATGEARAAGGAKSLRQLFLQGFWTNVLNPKVVLFFVSFFPQFVTTGSDHKALAFLTLGGVFVVMSMVWNSFVAWIAGSVTQRFAGKQSLKKWLDRGVGSAFVGLGIKLATASR